The window ACAAACCGCGGAACCTGTAGGCTCTGCGGCGGTGTGTGCGCGTGCTCGGATGGACGTAAGTCCTGCAACAATTCGCAACGATATGCAGGTGCTGGAAGAGCTTGGGTTTTTGGCCCAGCCTCATACATCAGCTGGTCGTGTGCCAACTGACCACGCCTATCGTTGGTTTGTCGACGAGCTTGTGCGTCGCGATGAGCATGCAATGGTTCCCGTTCGCGATCGCCGCCGTATCGATGCCGTTGTTGATGGAGCTGCATCTGACTCGCGTTCGCTCAGCAGGCACCTTGCCGCAACGTTGGCCGACCTTCTCGATAGTGCCGTCATCACTCACGTTCGAGACCATGATGATTTTTATAAATTCGGTCTCTCGGAGTTGATGGCGTTTCCAGAATTTCGGCGCCTTGAGCGCACCATGCAGGTCATGCATTTCGTTGATCGATTTGATGATTTGTTTGGAAGTCTCGAGGATGCGTTCTTTGGACGCTGGCGTGGCGAACCTTTCCGCATCTTTATCGGAAGAGAAAATCCAGTCCGTACGATACAAGATGAGGCCGTCATTGTGGCGCGCTACCGTTTGCCAGGTAATATGTCGGGGCTCCTGACCGTTATCGGGCCAATGCGCATGGATTATCGTCGTAACCTTGCATTGCTTGCCTATGCAACCGATGCAGTATCGCGCGCCGCAGAAGAGTCTGACGCTTCATAATATACCCCATGACACACATTGATATGCCAGAGAAAGAACAGGCGACACTAGAAGAACGCATCATCGAGCTTGAAGGCCAATTGGCTCGTGCGCAAGCTGACTTCATCAACTATCGCAAAGACGAATCTCGTCGAGCGCTA of the Candidatus Paceibacterota bacterium genome contains:
- a CDS encoding HrcA family transcriptional regulator, producing MVPVRDRRRIDAVVDGAASDSRSLSRHLAATLADLLDSAVITHVRDHDDFYKFGLSELMAFPEFRRLERTMQVMHFVDRFDDLFGSLEDAFFGRWRGEPFRIFIGRENPVRTIQDEAVIVARYRLPGNMSGLLTVIGPMRMDYRRNLALLAYATDAVSRAAEESDAS